Genomic DNA from Podospora pseudoanserina strain CBS 124.78 chromosome 4, whole genome shotgun sequence:
AGGTGGCTTGGCAGCGCTGAGAACAGCAGCCAATCTCTGCCTAGGCCATAGCATGAGGGGGTTGCCCGCGAGGATATTGGTTGTTGCGTTGGAGATCTCCACGACGTTAGTCCGCTCGGAGCTGGAATCCATACATAGTAATCAGGAGACGAGAAttggggtttgtttgttcaGTGACTGCGCCTCGGCGGTAGTCGTCTCAAACGACATCCCCTTTTCACCAACCGAGCCGTTACCGCCACCAGTCTATAGCCTTCTCGACTGGAGGCACCAAACCGTCCCCGACACGGAACAAGACCTCGGCTTTGACACGCACCCTCAAGGCTGGAAAGTAGTTCTTTCCCCTCGCGTCCCGAACCTCACAGCGTCGGTCTTGGAACCGACGTATAACTCGTTAATGTCGGGAAAGAAGCTCCCGGAGGGGTATGGCTCGCCAAAGGACTTTGACTGGGCGATGCACCCGGGGGGAGCGACGATTCTGACGGGGGCCGAGAAGGTGCTGGGGATACAGCCGGAGCATATGAGGGCGAGCTATGATACGTATGTCAATCATGGAAACTCGAGCTCGGCGACGATTTTTAGCGTGCTAAATcggttgagggggaaggagatggaCGGGGTGGCtccgggggggaggggggcgagggagttggttgtGGGTTGTGCTTTTGGGCCGGGGATCACGGTGGAGATGTgtctgttgaggaggaatcTGAGTAGGacggaaggggggaggaaggggatggagACGCCGccggagacggaggagagcagtgaggatggggagggggggcgtgaggtgagcgaggaggagaagaaggggagtgaggtgagtgaggaggagaagaaggggagcgaggaggaggcgtttATAGCTAAGGCGTTGGAGAGTGTAGAGCTGGactgaggagggtggtgagaaaagggggtgtaTATATGTGGTGTGTTGAACCGCGGGCGGTATGAAACGAGTCGTATGGCGACCTCACTTGGGGACAAGCGGCCGACtatgggggggggagtaCCTACGGGCCTTGGGCTAGACGTGTATATTTTCCCAACAGTTACCATATATCAATCTTTCTTCTCCTGATTTCCGGTGATATGTGGCCCAGGCACATTGAAATGGAGCTTCTCTCTTCTAACTAACCgctctcactcactcacctcaccctcatTTCCAAACCCTGgcctttttgttttcctgAACCCATGATGCTGACCAGGTCATCGAACGGTGTGGAGCCAAAATCAATTAAACTGATAACGACCAAACGCGGGGTGATAAGAACCATTTGCCCCACTATAGTTCCACCATCCCTTTAGGCACATGgttcccccccccccgtcCTCTTTACCTTCACCGGCTTTTTGTACAGCAGCGCGCGTGCTCTTCAAACAACAAGTCAAGACGTTTAACCAACCAGAGAAGTACGCCCATAAAACTTTGTTTGGACCGACGGTTACAC
This window encodes:
- a CDS encoding hypothetical protein (EggNog:ENOG503NYSF; COG:H; SMCOG1024:chalcone and stilbene synthase domain protein; antiSMASH:Cluster_4) encodes the protein MSVSTEARELGLSILGLGTRYPPYTLDSRAVEELSKRYHPETPAMQKVLAINRFTGIDKRSSIGRPDHWLVNQPEPPTIAQLHDVFMSDGVPLAISASKEALAEAHINDVSQITHMVSATCTDSANPGYDHYVAKALGLSPFVEKTLLHGVGCSGGLAALRTAANLCLGHSMRGLPARILVVALEISTTLVRSELESIHSNQETRIGVCLFSDCASAVVVSNDIPFSPTEPLPPPVYSLLDWRHQTVPDTEQDLGFDTHPQGWKVVLSPRVPNLTASVLEPTYNSLMSGKKLPEGYGSPKDFDWAMHPGGATILTGAEKVLGIQPEHMRASYDTYVNHGNSSSATIFSVLNRLRGKEMDGVAPGGRGARELVVGCAFGPGITVEMCLLRRNLSRTEGGRKGMETPPETEESSEDGEGGREVSEEEKKGSEVSEEEKKGSEEEAFIAKALESVELD